The DNA sequence CTACCTGACGTAAAGAGCTGTTTTTAAGTAATTGTTCCAGCTGCTGATTAAACTGTTGTTGTTGCGCGTGTTTCGTAGATTGCTCTCCAACATGAAACACAAATTGTTGTACTCGGTCTAACGATTGACCTAATGGAACGACCTGAACGCCTTCGTTAACAGACTTTGTTGATACCACTCCTTGCAGCGTTTGCTGGAAGTTCGAAGCTAACCGTTCGAGTTTACCTGTTTCTTCTTGAACAGGAGTTAACATCGTGAGTAGTCGTTCAACTAACGTTTTAGGTGTAGTCTCTGGTTGTTGCTTTTGTGTTCCTGCATTTTTTTGTTCTGTGGTTGCTTCAGGCAATAAAGCTTGCATGATAGTAGATAACGTACTCGTTATCGTTTCTTGTCTTTGAGGCATCGCATCTACTGGGGCATGAGTAACGACTACTAATGACATCACTAGTTTTACAAAATCTGAAACCTCAGGGTCAGTTAACAATAACTCCATAGATTGACCAAAAGCTAAATGACTTTCAAGTTCTTTCCTTATATCTTCTGGTAAGGCATTAAACAACTCTGTGGCAAGTTCACTTTTACCTGCCTCTTCCTCCATATAAAGATCGCCTAGTAAACTACTTAGCTCTTGAAATAAAAATGATAGATTTCCTAGTTCATTCTCGACTCCATCGCCATCTTGTGCATCTATTGTAATTGTATTCTCGGTTGTTGCAACGGCAGATGAGAGTACTTCATGTAATTGAGTGAAAAACGAAGTACCTGCACTACTTTGATTTGCCATTCCTTTAGACGTAGATGATGTACCTAAGTTGTGTTGGACGTGTGCAATTTGCATGTCTTTTCTCACCTCCTTTCAATCGGAAT is a window from the Bacillus alkalicellulosilyticus genome containing:
- a CDS encoding flagellar hook-length control protein FliK, with the translated sequence MQIAHVQHNLGTSSTSKGMANQSSAGTSFFTQLHEVLSSAVATTENTITIDAQDGDGVENELGNLSFLFQELSSLLGDLYMEEEAGKSELATELFNALPEDIRKELESHLAFGQSMELLLTDPEVSDFVKLVMSLVVVTHAPVDAMPQRQETITSTLSTIMQALLPEATTEQKNAGTQKQQPETTPKTLVERLLTMLTPVQEETGKLERLASNFQQTLQGVVSTKSVNEGVQVVPLGQSLDRVQQFVFHVGEQSTKHAQQQQFNQQLEQLLKNSSLRQVANGMSQLTIKLNPAHLGRLDITLMQQNGVITARVLASSTMAKDLIESQLHQLRQSFVQQQLTVERIEVVQQHSAGQLDKDEQNKQEQEQKQDEQTQGETTGTDSFSDILEELAINEQV